From the genome of Streptomyces sp. NBC_01142:
GTGCGCTGGCCGATCGTGTCGGGATCACCGACGGCCGGCGGATTCGGCGGGTACTTGAGGAACGGCACGATGTACACGGTCAGCAGCGCACCGAGGGCGACCAGGGCGGCCGTGGCGCGCGGGCCGAACCGGCCGATGCGGCCGAGCGCGACACTGAAGGCGAGGGCGGCGATGCCTCCGATGGCGATGCCGAAGACCAGTACACCGGTGGCGAGTCCAGCCGTGGACTGCATGGCCCGGGTGACCAGTTCCTCGCCGCCGTGCTCGTGGCTGTGGCTTTCTTCGAACGCGATGGCGGCGTCCACGGGGGTCTCGCCGATGAAGTAGGCGACGGCCATGGCGAGGACACCGGCCACGAGACCGGCGAGCATGCCGCGGATGAGCAGGGCTCTGACGGAGATGGAGTTCATGGGTTGGTCCCCCCGGTTTTCAGTGGCAGGGGAAGCCGAGCAGATGACGGCCGTCGTGGACCCATTCGTGCACGTTCTCGCCGGCGATGAGCGAGGTGGCCCCCTGCTCGGCGCCGACGAAGTAGAGAAGGACCAGCATCAGAATGCCGAAGAACAGCGCCCAGGGGGCGATCGCCTTCAGTGAGATGGGGGTGATGGCGGGGGTGCCGGTGGCGGGCGCAGCAGTGTGAGCCATGGCAGAACCTCCTGGGGGAACACGCGTCCCGATCGTGGTGCCTGAGACGAAGGTGCCGGGTCTGACTTCCCGCAGAGGTACGGGTTCACAGTGGCGCGACCGTGCCGGATTCTCACCGGTCTTCCGTCACACCGTCGTCATGTCCACGCGACCGTACCGCTTGTCGGCCTGCACCGCTACGGCGCGCGCGCCCAGCTCACACGCCCCGACGTACGTGATCTGCTTGCGGCGTGGGCTGCGCAACGGAGAGGAAGAACGGAAATGACGGTACGGGTGATGTTGATCTCACCGGCGATGAACGCCGCACTGCGCGAGGCTCGCTTCGACGGCGACGTACCGCTCGATGAGTCCGGGACGCGGCGGGCCCGGGCGGCTGCCGGTTCCGGGGCGCTGCCGGACGCCGATCGCCGGGTGAGCGGCTCCTCCCGTCGCTGCCGTGAGACCGCGGCCGCGCTGGGCCTTCGTACGGAGAACGAACCGGCGCTGCGGAGCTGGGACATGGGGCACTGGCGCGGTCGGCGCATGGAGGAAGTGGGCGTGAGCGAGCCCGAGGGCGTGTCGGCATGGCTGACCGATCCGTCGGCCGCGCCGCACGGGGGCGAGTCGCTGCTGGCTCTGTGCGGCCGGGTCGGCGACTGGCTGGAGTCCCTGCCGGGCGACGGCGGACGCGTCCTGGCGCTCACCGAGCCCGCGGTGGTGCGTGCGGCGATCGTGTATGCCCTGGCTCTGCCCACGGAGGCCTTCTGGCGACTGGACGTCGCGCCGCTGACTCTGACCGAGCTCAGTGGACGGGCCGGGCGCTGGAATCTGCGCTGCGGACGGCCGTTGGAGCACGGCGGGGCCGGTCAGGACGACGACTGACAGTGAGGATGTACGTGAGCGTTCCCCGGCGGGGTCTGACCCACCGACTG
Proteins encoded in this window:
- a CDS encoding CbtA family protein codes for the protein MNSISVRALLIRGMLAGLVAGVLAMAVAYFIGETPVDAAIAFEESHSHEHGGEELVTRAMQSTAGLATGVLVFGIAIGGIAALAFSVALGRIGRFGPRATAALVALGALLTVYIVPFLKYPPNPPAVGDPDTIGQRTTLYFLMVVLSVLLALAAVILGRRLADRLGNWNATVAASAAFVVVIGIAFAFLPSFNEVPKGFPATVVWDFRLATLAIQVTLWTCFGLVFGHLAERLLVPGSEAAAKRSNASGTAAAAR
- a CDS encoding CbtB-domain containing protein; its protein translation is MAHTAAPATGTPAITPISLKAIAPWALFFGILMLVLLYFVGAEQGATSLIAGENVHEWVHDGRHLLGFPCH
- a CDS encoding histidine phosphatase family protein yields the protein MTVRVMLISPAMNAALREARFDGDVPLDESGTRRARAAAGSGALPDADRRVSGSSRRCRETAAALGLRTENEPALRSWDMGHWRGRRMEEVGVSEPEGVSAWLTDPSAAPHGGESLLALCGRVGDWLESLPGDGGRVLALTEPAVVRAAIVYALALPTEAFWRLDVAPLTLTELSGRAGRWNLRCGRPLEHGGAGQDDD